A part of Bufo bufo chromosome 7, aBufBuf1.1, whole genome shotgun sequence genomic DNA contains:
- the LOC121007959 gene encoding serine protease 33-like yields the protein MSRFVCSFLQKVHEYFKICIFTILNAELFTDCGRPSFSQRVVGGKNSLPGKWPWQVSVISDNTHLCGGSLISRSWVVTAAHCMGGTFSVMLGVLTLIGTSTTRVIVPVKTTIIHPIYSGDGSSGDLALLELERPVTFNNYIQPICLPSPDQLFPDGMMCWVTGWGNIMEGVSLALPYILQEVELPLINSSACDHMFKAAYNITAAMSVVQDDMICAGYQEGKKDSCQGDSGGPLACQFGNSWFLVGVVSWGDGCARPGEPGVYTKVSSFSAWIQENADLDPTSEGNINVTIHVNTFSTKKPTAAAKSFSSSKNIQEDTSGAAGQMPHVGAAGLMLLMFLIRTLDIM from the exons ACTGCGGTCGGCCTTCCTTCTCCCAGCGGGTTGTAGGTGGTAAGAACTCTCttccggggaagtggccgtggcaGGTCAGCGTGATCTCTGATAACACGCATCTGTGCGGAGGGTCCCTTATCTCCAGGAGCTGGGTGGTCACTGCTGCGCATTGTATGGG TGGAACATTTTCAGTGATGCTGGGCGTGCTCACCCTGATAGGAACAAGTACCACGAGGGTCATTGTACCAGTGAAAACCACCATCATCCACCCGATATACAGCGGAGACGGGAGCAGCGGAGACCTGGCTTTATTGGAACTGGAGCGTCCTGTGACTTTTAATAACTACATTCAGCCAATCTGCCTCCCCTCCCCCGACCAGCTATTCCCAGACGGAATGATGTGCTGGGTAACCGGCTGGGGGAATATTATGGAAGGAG taagccTGGCCCTCCCGTATATCCTGCAAGAAGTGGAACTTCCTCTTATCAACTCCTCCGCATGTGACCACATGTTCAAAGCTGCCTACAACATCACCGCTGCCATGAGCGTTGTACAAGACGACATGATCTGTGCCGGATACCAGGAGGGAAAGAAGGATTCCTGCCAG GGGGATTCGGGGGGCCCTCTGGCTTGTCAGTTTGGTAATTCCTGGTTTCTTGTTGGCGTTGTGAGCTGGGGAGATGGCTGTGCCAGGCCCGGAGAACCCGGAGTCTACACCAAGGTCTCCAGCTTCTCAGCCTGGATCCAGGAAAACGCTGATCTGGATCCAACATCTGAGGGGAATATCAATGTGACAATCCATGTCAACACATTCAGCACCAAGAAGCCAACGGCTGCCGCAAAAAGCTTCTCCTCATCCAAAAACATCCAAGAAGACACCAGCGGGGCGGCGGGGCAGATGCCTCACGTCGGAGCTGCGGGTTTAATGCTTCTGATGTTCCTCATCAGGACTCTGGACATTATGTAA